From the genome of Streptomyces sp. NBC_00659, one region includes:
- a CDS encoding TetR family transcriptional regulator, whose translation MPENQQTEESPEHPQPAEEKPRRRQARGERRVAQLLEAAASVFCRSGYTAASTNAIAREAGVSPGTLYQFFPNKEAIAVGLSDQLLDHWARSHGQALAQENLGLPLERMLDAVLDPLIAFNVENPAFAVLMHGADTPGVIVEEIGTLHGTLLARVEEMIAARLPDMPSDERTRTANMTVHLFKAGLTLVMSHEGAERDAYIGELKTVMHRYLEPLLASGSPAGH comes from the coding sequence GTGCCCGAGAATCAGCAGACCGAGGAGTCCCCGGAGCACCCGCAGCCGGCCGAGGAGAAGCCACGCCGCCGCCAGGCCCGCGGCGAGCGCCGCGTCGCCCAGCTCCTGGAAGCGGCGGCCTCGGTGTTCTGCCGGTCCGGCTACACCGCGGCGAGCACCAACGCCATCGCCCGCGAGGCCGGCGTCTCACCCGGCACGCTCTACCAGTTCTTCCCGAACAAGGAGGCCATCGCCGTCGGCCTCAGCGACCAGCTCCTCGACCACTGGGCCCGGTCGCACGGACAGGCGCTCGCCCAGGAGAACCTCGGTCTCCCGCTGGAGCGGATGCTCGACGCGGTCCTGGACCCGCTGATCGCGTTCAACGTCGAGAACCCGGCCTTCGCCGTCCTGATGCACGGCGCCGACACCCCGGGGGTGATCGTCGAGGAGATCGGCACCCTGCACGGCACCCTCCTCGCCCGTGTCGAGGAGATGATCGCGGCCCGCCTGCCGGACATGCCCTCCGACGAGCGCACCCGCACGGCGAACATGACGGTCCACCTGTTCAAGGCCGGCCTCACCCTGGTGATGTCCCACGAGGGCGCCGAACGGGACGCCTACATCGGGGAGCTGAAGACGGTCATGCACCGCTATCTGGAGCCGCTGCTCGCAAGCGGGTCACCCGCCGGACACTGA
- a CDS encoding heavy metal translocating P-type ATPase produces the protein MTTAAPETPIGTASEIELSIGGMTCASCAARVEKKLNRMDGVTATVNFATEKAKVSYPEGVRVADLIATVVKTGYTAEEPPPPAPPEQEAPPADDDPETASLRERLTVSAVLALPVVLMSMIPALQFENWQWLSLTLAAPVVVWGGLPFHRAAVTNARHGAATMDTLVSVGTLAAFGWSLWALFFGDAGMPGMRHGFEFTVSRTDGASTLYLEVAAGVIAFILLGRFLEARSKRRAGAALRALLELGAKDVSVLRDGREVRVPVARLAVGDRFVVRPGEKIATDGTVVEGTSAVDASMLTGESVPVDVGVGDAVTGATVNAGGRLVVEAGRIGADTQLARMARLVEDAQNGKAEVQRLADRISGVFVPVVLLIALGTFAAWIAVTGDTVAAFTAAVAVLIIACPCALGLATPTALMVGTGRGAQLGILIKGPEVLESTRRVDTVLLDKTGTVTTGRMSLHEVYVAGGRAEEDVLRLAGALEHASEHPVARAIATGAQERVGDLPAPEHFENVPGRGVRGRVDGHDVTVGRFPGTLPATLADAKNAAEAAGRTAVVVTLDGTAAGVLAVADTVKETSAEAVRELRDLGLTPMLLTGDNRAVAEAVAREVGIAPADVFAEVLPEDKVAVVQRLRGEGRTVAMVGDGVNDAAALATADLGLAMGTGTDAAIEASDLTLVRGDLRVAADAIRLARATLSTIKGNLVWAFGYNVAALPLAAAGLLNPMIAGAAMAFSSVFVVTNSLRLRAFA, from the coding sequence ATGACCACCGCAGCACCCGAGACGCCGATAGGCACGGCCTCGGAGATCGAGCTCTCCATCGGCGGGATGACCTGCGCCTCCTGCGCCGCCCGCGTCGAGAAGAAGCTCAACCGCATGGACGGCGTCACCGCCACGGTCAACTTCGCGACGGAGAAGGCCAAGGTCTCCTACCCCGAGGGGGTACGGGTCGCCGATCTGATCGCCACCGTGGTCAAGACGGGGTACACCGCCGAGGAGCCCCCGCCGCCCGCGCCGCCCGAGCAGGAGGCGCCTCCCGCCGACGACGATCCCGAGACGGCCTCCCTGCGCGAGCGGCTGACCGTCTCCGCGGTGCTCGCCCTGCCCGTCGTCCTCATGTCGATGATCCCGGCCCTCCAGTTCGAGAACTGGCAGTGGCTCTCACTGACGCTCGCCGCGCCCGTGGTGGTCTGGGGCGGACTGCCCTTCCACCGGGCCGCCGTGACGAACGCGCGGCACGGCGCGGCCACCATGGACACCCTGGTGTCGGTCGGCACCCTCGCCGCGTTCGGCTGGTCCCTGTGGGCGCTCTTCTTCGGCGACGCGGGGATGCCGGGCATGCGGCACGGCTTCGAGTTCACCGTCTCCCGTACGGACGGCGCCTCCACGCTCTACCTCGAGGTCGCCGCGGGCGTCATCGCGTTCATCCTGCTCGGCCGTTTCCTGGAGGCCCGCTCCAAGCGGCGCGCCGGAGCGGCGCTGCGGGCGCTCCTGGAGCTCGGCGCCAAGGACGTCAGCGTCCTGCGGGACGGCCGTGAGGTCCGCGTCCCCGTGGCGCGGCTGGCGGTCGGCGACCGCTTCGTCGTCCGGCCCGGCGAGAAGATCGCCACCGACGGGACCGTCGTCGAGGGCACGTCGGCCGTGGACGCCTCCATGCTGACCGGGGAGTCGGTGCCGGTGGACGTGGGCGTCGGGGACGCCGTCACCGGTGCGACCGTGAACGCCGGGGGCCGGCTCGTCGTCGAGGCGGGCCGGATCGGCGCGGACACCCAGCTCGCCCGGATGGCCCGGCTCGTCGAGGACGCGCAGAACGGCAAGGCCGAGGTGCAGCGTCTCGCCGACCGGATCTCCGGGGTCTTCGTGCCCGTCGTCCTGCTCATCGCGCTCGGCACCTTCGCGGCCTGGATCGCGGTCACCGGCGACACGGTCGCGGCCTTCACCGCCGCCGTCGCGGTGCTGATCATCGCCTGCCCGTGCGCGCTCGGCCTGGCCACCCCGACCGCCCTGATGGTCGGCACCGGCCGCGGCGCCCAGCTGGGCATCCTCATCAAGGGGCCCGAGGTCCTGGAGTCCACGCGCCGCGTCGACACCGTCCTGCTGGACAAGACCGGCACGGTGACGACGGGCCGCATGAGCCTGCACGAGGTGTACGTCGCCGGGGGGCGGGCCGAGGAAGACGTCCTGCGGCTCGCTGGAGCCCTGGAACACGCCTCGGAGCATCCGGTTGCCCGAGCGATCGCGACAGGCGCTCAGGAGCGCGTCGGTGACCTTCCGGCGCCTGAGCACTTCGAGAACGTGCCGGGGCGAGGCGTGCGCGGGCGGGTGGACGGCCACGACGTCACCGTCGGCCGGTTCCCGGGCACGCTGCCGGCAACGCTTGCGGACGCGAAGAACGCGGCCGAGGCGGCGGGCCGTACGGCCGTCGTGGTCACCCTGGACGGCACGGCGGCGGGCGTCCTGGCTGTCGCCGACACGGTCAAGGAGACCAGCGCCGAGGCCGTACGCGAACTGCGGGACCTCGGTCTCACGCCGATGCTGCTGACCGGGGACAACCGGGCCGTCGCCGAGGCCGTGGCACGGGAGGTCGGCATCGCCCCGGCCGACGTGTTCGCCGAAGTGCTGCCCGAGGACAAGGTCGCCGTGGTCCAGCGACTGCGGGGTGAGGGGCGGACGGTCGCGATGGTCGGCGACGGGGTGAACGACGCGGCGGCGCTCGCCACCGCCGATCTGGGCCTCGCGATGGGCACCGGGACGGACGCGGCGATCGAGGCGAGCGACCTGACGCTCGTGCGCGGGGATCTGCGGGTGGCCGCGGACGCGATCCGGCTGGCCCGCGCCACGCTGTCGACGATCAAGGGAAATCTGGTCTGGGCCTTCGGCTACAACGTGGCGGCGCTTCCGCTGGCCGCCGCCGGCCTGCTGAACCCCATGATCGCGGGAGCGGCGATGGCCTTCTCCTCGGTCTTCGTGGTCACGAACAGCCTTCGACTGCGTGCATTCGCGTGA
- a CDS encoding PrsW family glutamic-type intramembrane protease, with product MPAPFALRAYERHGRDLATRVVLGRFLAGGAPGVLGASVTEYQLTRPSLWMYVGTGLAEEAVKPGAPMFLVRRHTRIRGPRAGPVPGATPGFGFAALESAGHAFDAAVSLQGVGLRTLLETEILREALTPFGHGPWAAVTGAALPARPCRRGAAPTGASASPPDRRRLPRRLPAARTVGLHARDRAVAGGPAHPRRTRRNALRPGRAAAAHRRTGPPPHPAFGGRPVPRRDREAGPGALAGAPRRRLEKYPLGV from the coding sequence GTGCCCGCCCCCTTCGCGCTCCGGGCGTACGAACGGCACGGCCGCGACCTGGCCACGCGTGTGGTCCTCGGCCGCTTCCTGGCCGGCGGCGCCCCGGGCGTGCTCGGCGCCTCGGTGACGGAGTACCAGCTCACCCGCCCTTCGCTGTGGATGTACGTGGGCACCGGACTCGCCGAGGAGGCCGTGAAGCCCGGCGCGCCGATGTTCCTGGTCCGCCGGCACACCCGGATCCGCGGACCACGGGCCGGTCCGGTGCCCGGCGCGACGCCCGGGTTCGGCTTCGCGGCCCTGGAGAGCGCGGGCCACGCCTTCGACGCGGCCGTGTCCCTGCAGGGCGTCGGCCTGCGCACGCTCCTGGAGACCGAGATCCTGCGCGAGGCGCTCACCCCGTTCGGACACGGCCCGTGGGCCGCGGTCACCGGCGCGGCCCTGCCGGCGCGGCCCTGCCGGCGCGGCGCCGCCCCGACGGGCGCTTCCGCCTCACCGCCCGACCGCCGGCGCCTGCCTCGGCGCCTCCCTGCTGCACGCACCGTGGGACTCCACGCACGGGATCGCGCTGTGGCCGGTGGCCCGGCTCACCCGCGCCGGACTCGACGGAACGCGCTTCGCCCCGGGCGGGCTGCCGCGGCCCACCGGCGGACAGGACCACCTCCTCACCCCGCTTTCGGTGGGCGGCCTGTTCCTCGTCGCGATCGTGAGGCCGGTCCGGGCGCGCTCGCCGGCGCACCGCGACGCCGCTTGGAGAAATACCCCCTAGGGGTATAG
- a CDS encoding MMPL family transporter, translating to MSEVDGADDGPAKRPGKDPGHGGGGGTGTGTGGATDAGGGTGGGARLGGWTRFVTARPRLSLLVALLLTALAVVAGSGVADRMGSGGWEDPTAQSTYATEALEREFPASQPNLLLLIDAGAGSVDDPSVAAEAKRIAARLAAEHGVTGVGSYWQSGSPALKARDGHEALIAARITGDETAAAHTLDRLAPSYRGKSGPVEVEVGGPVAVRHEMQTTIKEDLTRAEMIALPVTLLLLVMVFGSAVAALLPLGVGIIAILGTNAVLRGLTEVTDVSVFAMNLTTALGLGLAIDYALFIVRRFREELATGAPPRAAVGVTLRTAGRTVLFSSLTVAVSLAAMLVFPQYFLRSFAYAGIAVVLLAAAAALILLPAALMLLGDRVNSLDLRRLFRRGRQDPAGSGAAWGRMAALVMRRAPLFAVATTAGLIVLGLPFLGVKFGTADDRQLPSGAESHIVQQHIRDGFPGSPGGALEVLAEGSATQTEYARYRERIAALPEVLRVDGPLVKGDAAYFSVLPKGEAVDEGAQRLVGELRAAEAPFDTSVTGTAAVLVDSKHAIADRLPWAAAFIAIVTLLLVFLLTGSVLIPVQAVLLNALSLTAMFGAVVWVFQDGHLSGLLDFTSSGSIETTLPVLMFCVAFGLSMDYGVFLLSRIKEEYDHTGDHREAVRFGLQRTGGLITAAAVILAVVMAAIGTSRVANTKMLGLGVALAVLMDAMVVRSLLVPAVMRLTGTATWWAPGPLRRFHDRFGLSEAETPEPAPAAEPVADAVSKAGPAPDAVPEESAESGRDRAEARG from the coding sequence ATGTCCGAAGTCGACGGCGCGGACGACGGGCCCGCGAAGAGGCCCGGCAAGGACCCGGGCCACGGCGGGGGCGGGGGAACGGGTACGGGTACAGGCGGCGCCACGGACGCGGGCGGCGGTACGGGCGGGGGTGCGCGCCTCGGCGGCTGGACCCGGTTCGTCACCGCGCGGCCACGGCTCTCGCTGCTCGTCGCCCTCCTGCTGACCGCGCTCGCCGTGGTCGCCGGCAGCGGGGTCGCGGACCGGATGGGCAGCGGCGGCTGGGAGGACCCCACCGCGCAGTCCACGTACGCGACCGAGGCGCTGGAACGGGAGTTCCCGGCCTCGCAGCCCAATCTGCTGCTCCTCATCGACGCGGGCGCGGGCTCGGTCGACGACCCCTCGGTCGCGGCGGAGGCGAAGCGGATCGCGGCACGTCTGGCCGCCGAGCACGGCGTCACCGGCGTCGGTTCGTACTGGCAGTCCGGTTCACCCGCGCTCAAGGCGCGCGACGGCCACGAAGCGCTGATCGCCGCCCGGATCACCGGCGACGAGACGGCCGCGGCCCACACCCTGGACCGCCTCGCACCCTCCTACCGAGGAAAGAGCGGGCCCGTCGAGGTCGAGGTCGGCGGACCGGTCGCCGTACGGCACGAGATGCAGACGACCATCAAGGAGGACCTCACCCGGGCCGAGATGATCGCCCTCCCGGTGACCCTCCTGCTGCTGGTCATGGTCTTCGGCAGCGCCGTCGCGGCCCTGCTCCCGCTCGGGGTCGGGATCATCGCGATCCTCGGCACCAACGCCGTGCTGCGCGGACTCACCGAGGTCACGGACGTCTCGGTCTTCGCGATGAACCTGACGACGGCCCTCGGTCTCGGCCTCGCCATCGACTACGCCCTGTTCATCGTCCGCAGATTCCGCGAGGAGCTGGCCACCGGTGCCCCGCCGCGCGCCGCGGTCGGTGTCACCCTGCGCACCGCGGGCCGGACCGTTCTCTTCTCCTCCCTCACGGTCGCCGTGTCGCTGGCCGCGATGCTGGTCTTCCCGCAGTACTTCCTGCGCTCCTTCGCCTACGCGGGCATCGCCGTCGTGCTGCTCGCCGCGGCCGCCGCCCTGATCCTGCTCCCCGCCGCGCTCATGCTCCTCGGCGACCGGGTGAACTCCCTGGACCTGCGGCGTCTGTTCCGGCGCGGAAGGCAGGACCCGGCCGGCAGTGGGGCGGCGTGGGGCCGCATGGCCGCCCTCGTCATGCGCAGGGCACCGCTCTTCGCGGTGGCCACCACGGCCGGCCTCATCGTGCTCGGACTGCCCTTCCTGGGAGTGAAGTTCGGCACGGCCGACGACCGCCAGCTGCCTTCGGGCGCGGAGTCGCACATCGTCCAGCAGCACATCCGCGACGGCTTCCCGGGCAGCCCCGGCGGCGCTCTGGAGGTCCTGGCCGAGGGGAGCGCCACGCAGACGGAGTACGCCCGGTACCGGGAACGGATCGCCGCGCTGCCCGAGGTGCTGCGTGTGGACGGCCCACTGGTCAAGGGCGACGCCGCCTACTTCTCGGTGCTGCCCAAGGGCGAGGCCGTGGACGAGGGGGCCCAGCGGCTGGTGGGCGAACTCCGGGCGGCCGAAGCTCCCTTCGACACCTCCGTGACCGGCACCGCGGCCGTTCTGGTCGACTCCAAGCACGCGATAGCCGACCGGCTCCCGTGGGCGGCCGCCTTCATCGCGATCGTCACCCTGCTCCTGGTGTTCCTGCTGACGGGCAGCGTGCTGATCCCGGTCCAGGCGGTCCTGCTCAACGCGCTGAGTCTGACCGCGATGTTCGGCGCGGTGGTCTGGGTCTTCCAGGACGGCCATCTCTCCGGCCTCCTCGACTTCACCAGTTCCGGGTCGATCGAGACGACCCTCCCGGTCCTGATGTTCTGCGTGGCCTTCGGTCTCTCCATGGACTACGGCGTCTTCCTCCTCTCCCGCATCAAGGAGGAGTACGACCACACCGGCGACCACCGGGAGGCGGTCCGCTTCGGACTCCAGCGCACCGGAGGACTCATCACCGCGGCGGCGGTCATCCTCGCGGTGGTGATGGCCGCCATCGGCACCTCCCGGGTGGCCAACACCAAGATGCTCGGACTGGGCGTCGCGCTGGCCGTCCTGATGGACGCGATGGTCGTGCGGAGCCTGCTGGTCCCGGCGGTCATGCGTCTGACGGGCACGGCCACCTGGTGGGCGCCCGGACCCCTGCGGCGCTTTCACGACCGGTTCGGCCTCAGCGAGGCGGAGACACCGGAGCCGGCCCCGGCCGCCGAGCCGGTCGCGGACGCGGTGTCCAAGGCCGGGCCGGCCCCGGACGCGGTGCCGGAAGAGTCGGCGGAGTCCGGCCGGGACAGGGCCGAGGCACGCGGATAG
- the recD2 gene encoding SF1B family DNA helicase RecD2, with amino-acid sequence MTDQAGAAQTGERRLATLEGVLERITYANEENGYTVARVDTGRGAGDLLTVVGALLGAQVGESLRMEGRWGSHPQYGKQFTVENYTTVLPATVQGIRRYLGSGLVKGIGPVFADRITGHFGLDTLRIIEEEPKRLIEVPGLGPKRTGRIADAWEEQKAIKEVMLFLQTVEVSTSIAVRIYKKYGDASISVVKNQPYRLASDVWGIGFLTADKIAQSVGIPHDSPERVKAGLQYALSQSTDQGHCYLPEERLIADAVKLLQVDTGLVIECLAELAAPAEDGEDPGVVREKVPGPDGGDPVTAVYLVPFHRAELSLSAQLLRLLRADRDRMPGFHDVAWDKALTWLKGRTGAELAPEQEAAVRLALTEKVAVLTGGPGCGKSFTVRSIVELARAKGAKVVLAAPTGRAAKRLAELTGAEASTVHRLLELKPGGDAAYDRDRPLDADLVVVDEASMLDLLLANKLVKAVPPGAHLLFVGDVDQLPSVGAGEVLRDLLADRGPVPAVRLTKVFRQAQQSGVVTNAHRINSGQHPLTDGMKDFFLFVEDDTEEAGRLTVDVAARRIPAKFGLDPRRDIQVLAPMHRGPAGAGHLNGLLQQAITPGRPDLAEKRIGGRVFRVGDKVTQIRNNYDKGENGVFNGTVGVVTSLDPVEQRLTVRTDEDEEVPYEFDELDELAHAYAVTIHRSQGSEYPAVVIPVTTGAWMMLQRNLLYTAVTRAKKLVVLVGSRKAIGQAVRTVSAGRRCTALDFRLSGS; translated from the coding sequence ATGACCGATCAGGCGGGGGCCGCCCAGACAGGCGAGCGGCGACTGGCCACGCTGGAAGGCGTGCTCGAACGCATCACGTACGCCAACGAGGAGAACGGATACACGGTCGCCCGGGTCGACACCGGCCGGGGGGCGGGCGATCTGCTCACCGTCGTCGGTGCCCTGCTCGGCGCCCAGGTCGGCGAGTCCCTGCGCATGGAGGGCCGCTGGGGCTCCCACCCGCAGTACGGCAAGCAGTTCACCGTGGAGAACTACACGACCGTGCTCCCGGCGACCGTCCAGGGGATCCGCCGCTATCTAGGCTCCGGCCTGGTCAAAGGCATCGGACCGGTCTTCGCCGACCGCATCACCGGGCACTTCGGCCTGGACACCCTGCGGATCATCGAGGAGGAGCCGAAGCGGCTCATCGAGGTTCCCGGCCTCGGCCCCAAGCGCACGGGCAGGATCGCCGACGCCTGGGAGGAGCAGAAGGCGATCAAGGAGGTCATGCTCTTCCTCCAGACCGTGGAGGTGTCCACCTCCATCGCCGTCCGCATCTACAAGAAGTACGGCGACGCGTCGATCTCGGTCGTGAAGAACCAGCCCTACCGCCTGGCGTCCGACGTCTGGGGCATCGGCTTCCTCACCGCCGACAAGATCGCCCAGTCCGTCGGCATCCCGCACGACAGCCCGGAGCGCGTCAAGGCCGGCCTTCAGTACGCCCTGTCGCAGTCCACCGACCAGGGCCACTGCTACCTCCCCGAGGAGCGGCTGATCGCGGACGCGGTGAAACTGCTCCAGGTCGACACCGGCCTGGTCATCGAGTGCCTGGCCGAGCTGGCGGCCCCCGCCGAGGACGGCGAGGACCCCGGTGTCGTACGGGAGAAGGTGCCAGGCCCGGACGGAGGCGACCCGGTGACGGCCGTCTACCTGGTCCCCTTCCACCGCGCCGAACTCTCGCTGTCCGCGCAGCTGCTGCGCCTGCTGCGCGCCGACCGGGACCGGATGCCCGGCTTCCACGACGTGGCCTGGGACAAGGCACTGACCTGGCTCAAGGGGCGTACGGGCGCGGAGCTGGCCCCCGAGCAGGAGGCGGCGGTCCGGCTCGCGCTCACCGAGAAGGTCGCCGTGCTGACCGGAGGACCGGGCTGCGGCAAGTCCTTCACGGTCCGCTCGATCGTGGAGCTGGCCCGTGCCAAGGGGGCCAAGGTCGTTCTCGCGGCGCCCACCGGCCGCGCCGCCAAGCGCCTGGCGGAGCTGACCGGAGCCGAGGCCTCCACCGTGCACCGGCTCCTGGAGCTCAAGCCGGGCGGAGACGCGGCCTACGACAGGGACCGGCCGCTGGACGCCGACCTGGTGGTCGTGGACGAGGCCTCCATGCTCGACCTGCTGCTCGCCAACAAGCTGGTCAAGGCGGTGCCGCCGGGTGCCCATCTGCTCTTCGTCGGCGATGTCGACCAGCTTCCGAGCGTCGGCGCGGGCGAGGTGCTGCGCGACCTGCTCGCCGACCGGGGCCCGGTTCCCGCGGTGCGCCTCACCAAGGTCTTCCGCCAGGCCCAGCAGTCCGGTGTGGTGACCAACGCCCACCGGATCAACTCGGGGCAGCATCCGCTCACCGACGGCATGAAGGACTTCTTCCTGTTCGTCGAGGACGACACGGAGGAGGCCGGGCGGCTCACCGTGGACGTGGCGGCCCGGCGGATTCCGGCCAAATTCGGCCTCGACCCCCGCCGGGACATCCAGGTCCTCGCGCCCATGCACCGGGGTCCGGCCGGCGCGGGGCATCTGAACGGACTGCTCCAGCAGGCCATCACTCCCGGCCGCCCGGACCTCGCCGAGAAGCGGATCGGCGGCCGTGTCTTCCGGGTCGGCGACAAGGTCACGCAGATCCGCAACAACTACGACAAGGGCGAGAACGGCGTCTTCAACGGCACCGTGGGTGTCGTCACCTCCCTGGATCCGGTCGAGCAGCGGCTGACGGTGCGCACCGACGAGGACGAGGAGGTGCCGTACGAATTCGACGAGCTCGACGAACTGGCGCACGCCTACGCGGTGACCATCCACCGTTCCCAGGGCAGCGAGTACCCGGCGGTGGTGATCCCCGTGACCACGGGCGCCTGGATGATGCTCCAGCGCAATCTGCTCTACACGGCGGTCACCCGGGCCAAGAAGCTCGTCGTTCTCGTCGGTTCGCGCAAGGCGATAGGCCAGGCGGTGCGTACGGTGTCCGCGGGACGCCGGTGCACGGCCCTGGACTTCCGGCTGTCCGGCTCGTGA
- a CDS encoding citrate synthase, producing MSDNSVVLRFGDGEYTYPVIDSTVGDKGFDIGKLRAQTGLVTLDSGYGNTAAYKSAITYLDGEQGILRYRGYPIEQLAERSTFLEVAYLLINGELPNVDELSTFKNEITQHTLLHEDVKNFYRGFPRDAHPMAMLSSVVSALSTFYQDSHNPFDEKQRNLSTIRLLAKLPTIAAYAYKKSIGHPFVYPRNDLGYVENFLRMTFSVPAQDYELDPVVVSALDKLLILHADHEQNCSTSTVRLVGSSQANMFASISAGISALWGPLHGGANQSVLEMLEGIQANGGDVDSFIRKVKNKEDGVRLMGFGHRVYKSFDPRAKIIKAAAHDVLSALGKSDELLDIALKLEEHALSDDYFVSRNLYPNVDFYTGLIYRAMGFPTEMFTVLFALGRLPGWIAQWHEMIKEPGSRIGRPRQIYTGVVERDFVPVEAR from the coding sequence GTGAGCGACAACTCTGTAGTACTGCGGTTCGGCGATGGCGAGTACACCTACCCGGTGATCGACAGCACCGTCGGCGACAAGGGCTTCGACATCGGCAAGCTCCGCGCCCAGACCGGTCTGGTGACGCTGGACAGTGGGTACGGCAATACCGCCGCCTACAAATCCGCGATCACCTATCTCGACGGCGAGCAGGGCATCCTCCGCTACCGCGGCTACCCGATCGAGCAGCTGGCCGAGCGGTCCACCTTCCTGGAGGTGGCCTACCTGCTGATCAACGGCGAGCTCCCGAACGTCGACGAGCTCTCCACCTTCAAGAACGAAATCACGCAGCACACCCTGCTGCACGAGGACGTCAAGAACTTCTACCGCGGCTTCCCGCGCGACGCCCACCCGATGGCGATGCTCTCCTCGGTCGTCTCGGCGCTGTCGACCTTCTACCAGGACAGCCACAACCCGTTCGACGAGAAGCAGCGCAACCTCTCCACGATCCGGCTGCTCGCGAAGCTTCCGACGATCGCGGCGTACGCGTACAAGAAGTCGATCGGTCACCCCTTCGTCTACCCGCGCAACGACCTCGGGTACGTCGAGAACTTCCTGCGCATGACCTTCTCGGTCCCCGCGCAGGACTACGAGCTCGACCCGGTGGTCGTCTCCGCGCTCGACAAGCTGCTGATCCTGCACGCCGACCACGAGCAGAACTGTTCGACCTCCACCGTGCGTCTGGTCGGCTCCTCGCAGGCGAACATGTTCGCCTCGATCTCCGCCGGCATCTCCGCGCTGTGGGGCCCGCTGCACGGCGGCGCCAACCAGTCGGTCCTGGAGATGCTCGAGGGCATCCAGGCCAACGGCGGCGACGTCGACTCCTTCATCCGCAAGGTGAAGAACAAGGAGGACGGCGTCCGCCTGATGGGCTTCGGCCACCGGGTGTACAAGTCCTTCGACCCGCGCGCGAAGATCATCAAGGCCGCCGCGCACGACGTCCTGTCCGCTCTCGGCAAGTCCGACGAGCTGCTGGACATCGCGCTGAAGCTGGAGGAGCACGCGCTCTCCGACGACTACTTCGTCTCGCGCAACCTCTACCCGAACGTCGACTTCTACACCGGCCTGATCTACCGCGCCATGGGCTTCCCGACCGAGATGTTCACGGTCCTGTTCGCCCTCGGCCGGCTGCCGGGCTGGATCGCCCAGTGGCACGAGATGATCAAGGAGCCCGGCTCCCGCATCGGCCGCCCGCGTCAGATCTACACGGGCGTCGTCGAGCGCGACTTCGTGCCGGTCGAGGCCCGCTGA
- a CDS encoding heavy-metal-associated domain-containing protein gives MTAQTGTPGSVTTVYQVSGMSCGHCEGSVSGEISAIPGVSSVKAVASTGEVTVASAAALDENAVRAAVDEAGFELVGQA, from the coding sequence ATGACCGCCCAGACCGGCACCCCGGGTTCCGTCACCACCGTCTACCAGGTGAGCGGCATGAGCTGCGGACACTGCGAAGGCTCCGTCAGCGGCGAGATCTCCGCGATCCCCGGCGTGAGCTCGGTGAAGGCCGTCGCCTCGACCGGCGAGGTCACCGTCGCCTCGGCGGCCGCGCTCGACGAGAACGCCGTCCGCGCCGCGGTCGACGAGGCGGGCTTCGAGCTCGTCGGCCAGGCCTGA